In a single window of the Neorhodopirellula lusitana genome:
- a CDS encoding GGDEF domain-containing protein, translating to MMFDIITALGCGGAGLCLGWVMHALHRSGVAASEANEKLAASRPVAKKQGQQTPAAPKKAVAATIPPEKLSAVAGRIRSFAAMLAASVDAHQSRVERVSSTLIASDLSGAPPVILDAVEELLSANENMRAQLQSSQERLREQSKQLQSAEQRAQTDALTQLANRGVFDERLRRQYAKGISRSGTLILLDIDHFKLFNDEHGHRYGDEVLRQVARMLEARLEPYGLVSRFGGEEFSVLIGDTDFAEAIDLVEQTRIAIGSRDIRFEDKRFRVTLSVGIGQVQAEQSMDEWLQNVDDALYRSKEAGRDCSHYVDGRRFVRVGKLDPVEAVTAVAVEQPIAAIPSNLLDLETTGNSLERGLPTADAESAIQAELSSLSGQVTSAVGGIFDTDEADDESSEIEQFTASLNQDDQMPPPKALSYLPDRESMIDGIMETMVATRSTARPDRLMAVTLSGHPGGATMRSLLQLVRAAMRSQDRIGCLNHSTLLICMPECDSEESRRRAEQICSAAGSIGVPLASTQKANQGERLSIGIMELASENVQDWNVASINQAIDQTRAVAMLAAQHGNSQQADTQAKLPISSQKCGVNAGKVSLHSLA from the coding sequence ATGATGTTTGACATTATCACCGCGTTAGGTTGTGGCGGTGCAGGGCTATGCCTGGGCTGGGTGATGCACGCGCTACATCGCAGTGGAGTCGCAGCTAGCGAAGCCAACGAAAAATTGGCGGCATCGCGACCCGTAGCCAAAAAGCAGGGTCAGCAAACACCAGCGGCTCCTAAGAAAGCGGTCGCAGCCACGATTCCACCCGAGAAACTCTCGGCCGTAGCTGGCCGGATTCGGTCTTTTGCGGCAATGTTGGCGGCAAGCGTGGATGCGCACCAAAGCCGAGTCGAGCGAGTCAGTTCCACGTTGATCGCCAGCGACTTGTCCGGCGCACCGCCGGTCATCTTGGACGCGGTCGAAGAACTCTTGTCGGCGAACGAAAACATGCGTGCTCAACTGCAGAGCTCGCAAGAACGGTTGCGTGAACAATCCAAACAATTGCAATCCGCCGAGCAACGCGCACAAACCGATGCGCTCACGCAACTCGCCAACCGCGGTGTGTTCGACGAGCGACTTCGACGGCAATACGCCAAGGGAATTTCGCGTTCAGGCACGCTAATCCTGTTAGATATTGATCATTTCAAATTGTTCAACGACGAACATGGGCACCGTTATGGCGACGAAGTCTTGCGCCAGGTTGCACGCATGCTGGAAGCGAGACTTGAACCTTATGGTTTAGTGTCGCGATTTGGTGGTGAAGAATTCAGCGTCCTGATCGGCGATACTGATTTCGCTGAGGCCATTGATTTGGTGGAACAGACACGAATTGCGATCGGAAGTCGTGACATTCGATTTGAAGATAAACGGTTCCGGGTCACGCTGAGTGTTGGAATTGGCCAAGTGCAAGCGGAACAGTCGATGGACGAGTGGCTGCAAAATGTGGATGATGCTTTGTACCGTTCCAAAGAAGCAGGGCGCGATTGTTCGCACTATGTCGATGGGCGTCGCTTTGTCCGAGTTGGCAAGCTGGATCCAGTGGAAGCCGTTACGGCCGTGGCAGTGGAGCAACCGATTGCCGCGATCCCAAGCAATTTGCTCGATTTGGAGACAACAGGGAATTCACTTGAACGGGGGTTGCCGACGGCCGATGCTGAGTCGGCGATCCAGGCGGAGCTAAGCTCGCTAAGCGGGCAAGTCACCAGCGCGGTAGGTGGTATTTTCGATACCGATGAAGCCGATGATGAGTCGAGTGAGATCGAGCAATTCACGGCCAGTTTGAATCAAGACGACCAGATGCCGCCACCCAAGGCGTTGAGCTATTTACCAGATCGTGAATCCATGATCGATGGGATCATGGAAACGATGGTGGCAACTCGATCGACAGCACGACCGGATCGCCTGATGGCGGTTACTCTTTCAGGCCATCCTGGCGGGGCGACAATGCGATCGTTGTTGCAACTTGTGCGGGCTGCGATGCGTAGCCAGGACCGAATCGGCTGTTTGAACCACTCGACTTTGCTGATCTGCATGCCGGAATGTGACTCGGAAGAATCGCGGCGGCGGGCCGAACAAATCTGCTCGGCCGCCGGTTCCATTGGTGTTCCGCTCGCGTCGACACAAAAGGCGAATCAGGGCGAACGACTCTCGATTGGTATCATGGAACTGGCCAGCGAAAACGTTCAAGATTGGAACGTGGCCTCGATCAACCAAGCGATTGACCAGACCCGTGCCGTTGCCATGCTGGCAGCCCAGCACGGCAACTCGCAACAAGCCGACACTCAAGCGAAATTGCCGATCAGCTCGCAAAAGTGCGGCGTGAATGCCGGTAAGGTCTCACTCCACAGTCTCGCGTAG
- a CDS encoding glycosyltransferase family 4 protein, which yields MKIVFLTAGAAGMFCGSCMHDNALAKALIGRWHDVLLQPVYTPIRTDDVSIAGGQVWFGGIHVYLLQQFPLLRFVPRFLRSWMDRPGIIRLATRRAVNTDPAKLGELTLSMLRGEHGRQAEEVERLVRWLETEIRPDAILLSNLLIGGAIPVIRQRLPNAKIVTMLQGDDIFLDHLPDEIRAQAIVLCSELSKHVHRFVTYSDFYRDKMCSLLAIEESKVDVHPLSIDLKPFLQSPRPLPETATKKTGEFRVGYLARIAPEKGLHVLVEAFKLIANDSRNDHLTLHVAGWLGEHNAAYLEDLQQRMTDAGLAGRFVYHGSPKLDEKVDLLRSFDLMSVPSPYEDPKGLFVLEAWAANVPVLQPGHGAFPELINAAGGGECFPPENHHALAERIVHWSRHPELVAGYAQNAADRLAMNHGIDVAAQRMENLLIS from the coding sequence TTGAAAATCGTCTTTCTGACCGCCGGTGCCGCAGGCATGTTTTGCGGAAGTTGCATGCATGACAACGCTTTGGCGAAGGCCTTGATCGGGCGTTGGCATGACGTCTTGTTACAACCCGTGTATACCCCGATTCGCACGGATGATGTGAGCATTGCCGGTGGGCAGGTTTGGTTCGGCGGAATCCATGTTTACTTGCTTCAGCAGTTTCCGTTGCTGAGGTTTGTGCCACGTTTCTTGCGTTCGTGGATGGACCGGCCGGGGATTATCCGCCTGGCGACGCGGCGAGCGGTCAATACCGATCCAGCGAAGCTGGGCGAGCTAACGCTTTCGATGTTGCGTGGGGAGCACGGTCGGCAAGCTGAAGAGGTTGAGCGATTGGTGCGCTGGTTGGAGACGGAGATTCGTCCTGACGCGATTCTGTTGAGCAATCTGTTGATTGGTGGTGCGATTCCAGTGATTCGTCAGAGGCTGCCAAACGCCAAAATCGTCACGATGCTCCAGGGCGACGATATCTTTCTGGATCACCTGCCGGACGAGATTCGAGCCCAGGCGATTGTTTTGTGCAGTGAGCTTTCCAAGCATGTGCATCGCTTTGTGACTTATAGCGATTTTTACCGAGACAAGATGTGTAGCTTGTTGGCGATTGAAGAGTCGAAGGTGGATGTCCACCCGCTTTCGATTGATCTGAAACCGTTCTTGCAATCGCCGAGACCGCTGCCGGAAACGGCGACCAAGAAAACCGGTGAGTTTCGAGTCGGATATCTCGCTCGGATTGCTCCTGAGAAAGGGCTGCATGTCTTGGTGGAAGCTTTCAAGCTGATCGCCAACGATTCGAGAAATGACCACCTTACCTTGCATGTGGCAGGCTGGCTTGGCGAACACAACGCGGCCTACCTGGAAGACCTGCAGCAGCGAATGACGGATGCCGGGCTAGCGGGACGGTTTGTCTATCACGGAAGCCCGAAGCTGGACGAAAAGGTCGATCTCTTGCGATCCTTTGATCTGATGAGCGTGCCGTCACCGTACGAAGATCCAAAGGGTCTATTCGTTTTGGAAGCATGGGCCGCGAATGTTCCGGTCTTGCAACCCGGTCACGGTGCGTTCCCCGAGCTGATCAATGCGGCCGGCGGTGGAGAGTGTTTTCCACCGGAAAACCATCACGCGTTAGCGGAACGAATCGTTCATTGGTCCCGGCATCCCGAGCTGGTTGCCGGCTACGCTCAAAATGCGGCGGATCGATTGGCGATGAACCATGGAATCGATGTGGCCGCCCAACGGATGGAAAACCTGTTGATTTCCTAA
- a CDS encoding VWA domain-containing protein codes for MTLPFRIGFESPGYLWLVAILPLLWWLGWSHLGVLGPVRRVFALILRSVVWTVIVAALAGIQMVWVSDRVTVMYVLDQSESIPLDKRNAMLDYVIEGVRQHRNSARGDRAGMIVFGRDATIEIPPYDDDVPPMRRLESLLDRTDATNLEAALNLAQASMPEDTSRRIVIITDGNENVGRARAMATRVAAAGIGIDVVPVLTESTQEILVEKIDLPSNIRKGQPFEARIVVDRQGSREQGNGGQGNREQGSNGSNEASGDNSDSATNSSDRPVRGRLRVKQKVAGEETLLLEQTVELEPGKNVFPLKHSIDQPAAYTYEAEFIADDEADDVLTQNNSATGYTYVRGKGRVLLIHSEGELGDYELMIGALRDANIEVTPMAADRLFGSIAELQPYDAVILAGVPRVSGDSTQTITRFSDEQIEMLVRNTQQLGAGLLMIGGPESLGAGGWTGTELEKAMPVDFRIKNTKVQAVGALALIMHASEMAQGNYWQKEIAKAAIKQLGGADQAGVLHWTMSGDRWLWNGSKGMLEVGPNRKAMMAAVGKMTPGDMPEFDPAMRMAVTGLARVNASIKHCIIISDGDPSDPSSAVINDFKKNNITISTVAVASHGLTESQRLRQIASQTGGKYYAVKSGRALPGIFQREARRVARPLVYEPPGGVAPEIVFPHPVVDGIESVLPPIRGFVMTQTKSSPLAQVVLRSPRPDSPENATILATWNYGLGRSAVLTTDAGQRWAASWAEWPGYEKLHSQLVRWLMRPTGDTGQFSLATKVNDGHVDVIVTALGDDDRFLNFLDVAGSVLDPSLKPVSLQMEQTAPGRYVGRFPIDRAGTYFVNVIPGSGNAPLSTGVTVPYSEEFRYRETNQALIAQLASLRPNGGEPGQVTSPLGVEITDESLKSDPFRGGLPLARRIRDAWPWVALFALIVFFMDILVRRVSIRFGFLKRWAGALMGQSAPAPAAIERLDQLRQQKQELKNSMAGRASSTRFEPTPSAGVTGTAETDDARNLDGPKNPANKSGSQSGDAADQSAASQSGESQTGGSQTSASSYTERLLEAKRRAKK; via the coding sequence GTGACTCTCCCTTTTCGAATTGGCTTTGAATCCCCTGGCTACCTGTGGCTAGTCGCAATTTTGCCACTGCTCTGGTGGCTTGGATGGTCACATCTCGGTGTGCTCGGGCCCGTCCGCCGGGTCTTTGCCTTGATTCTGCGTTCAGTCGTTTGGACCGTGATCGTGGCGGCCTTGGCTGGCATCCAAATGGTCTGGGTCAGCGACCGCGTCACGGTCATGTATGTGCTGGACCAAAGCGAAAGCATTCCGCTGGACAAGCGAAATGCGATGTTGGATTACGTCATCGAAGGCGTCCGACAACACCGCAACAGCGCCCGGGGTGACCGCGCCGGCATGATTGTGTTCGGACGCGACGCGACGATCGAGATCCCACCTTACGATGACGATGTCCCGCCGATGCGGCGACTCGAAAGCCTGCTCGATCGGACCGACGCCACCAACCTGGAAGCGGCACTGAATCTGGCCCAAGCTTCCATGCCCGAGGACACGTCTCGACGGATCGTGATCATCACTGACGGGAACGAAAACGTGGGCCGTGCCCGTGCGATGGCAACCCGCGTGGCCGCCGCCGGTATCGGCATCGACGTCGTCCCCGTGCTCACCGAATCAACTCAAGAAATCCTGGTCGAAAAAATCGACCTGCCTTCCAACATCCGCAAAGGACAACCGTTCGAAGCCCGCATCGTGGTGGACCGTCAAGGAAGTCGCGAGCAAGGGAATGGTGGCCAAGGGAATCGCGAGCAGGGCAGCAACGGTTCAAATGAAGCTTCCGGTGACAACTCCGATTCAGCCACCAACTCATCCGACCGTCCCGTCCGTGGCCGCTTGCGGGTCAAGCAAAAAGTGGCGGGTGAAGAAACGCTGCTGTTGGAACAAACCGTTGAACTGGAACCTGGCAAAAACGTCTTTCCACTCAAGCATTCCATCGATCAACCCGCTGCCTACACCTACGAAGCCGAGTTCATTGCCGACGATGAAGCCGACGACGTCCTGACACAAAACAATTCAGCGACCGGGTACACCTACGTGCGTGGCAAGGGGCGGGTGCTCTTGATTCACAGCGAAGGGGAACTGGGCGACTATGAACTGATGATCGGCGCGCTGCGCGACGCGAACATCGAAGTCACTCCCATGGCCGCGGACCGCTTGTTCGGCAGCATCGCGGAACTACAGCCTTACGACGCGGTGATTTTGGCTGGCGTGCCTCGCGTATCGGGCGACAGTACGCAAACGATCACGCGGTTCAGTGACGAACAGATCGAGATGCTTGTCCGCAACACACAACAACTCGGTGCCGGGCTGTTGATGATCGGCGGCCCAGAATCACTGGGCGCGGGCGGTTGGACTGGAACGGAATTGGAAAAGGCGATGCCAGTCGACTTCCGCATTAAGAACACCAAAGTGCAAGCGGTGGGCGCGTTGGCCTTAATCATGCACGCCAGTGAAATGGCACAGGGCAACTACTGGCAAAAAGAAATCGCCAAGGCAGCGATCAAGCAACTCGGCGGAGCCGACCAAGCCGGTGTGTTGCACTGGACGATGAGCGGCGATCGCTGGCTTTGGAATGGTTCCAAAGGCATGCTGGAAGTTGGCCCGAATCGGAAAGCCATGATGGCCGCGGTCGGCAAGATGACGCCCGGCGACATGCCCGAGTTTGACCCCGCGATGCGGATGGCCGTCACCGGACTCGCGCGTGTGAACGCTTCGATCAAACACTGCATCATCATCAGTGATGGCGACCCCAGCGATCCTTCGTCGGCCGTCATTAACGACTTCAAGAAGAACAACATCACGATCAGCACCGTGGCGGTAGCCTCACACGGATTGACCGAAAGTCAACGGCTGCGTCAGATCGCTTCACAAACCGGTGGCAAGTATTACGCCGTCAAATCAGGACGCGCGTTGCCCGGCATTTTCCAGCGAGAAGCACGTCGCGTGGCACGCCCTTTGGTCTACGAACCACCGGGTGGCGTGGCTCCCGAGATTGTCTTCCCCCATCCGGTTGTCGACGGGATCGAATCCGTTTTACCACCGATCCGTGGCTTCGTGATGACGCAGACCAAATCCAGCCCCTTGGCCCAAGTCGTGCTGCGATCCCCGCGTCCCGACTCGCCCGAGAACGCGACCATCCTGGCCACTTGGAATTATGGCTTGGGCCGGTCTGCTGTTTTAACAACCGACGCAGGACAACGCTGGGCCGCCAGTTGGGCGGAATGGCCTGGCTACGAAAAGCTACACTCCCAACTGGTCCGCTGGTTGATGCGGCCGACCGGCGATACCGGCCAATTCTCACTTGCGACGAAAGTGAACGACGGGCATGTCGATGTGATCGTGACCGCGCTCGGTGACGACGACCGTTTCTTAAACTTCTTAGATGTCGCCGGCTCCGTCCTGGATCCATCGCTCAAGCCGGTTTCGTTGCAGATGGAACAAACCGCACCAGGCCGTTACGTCGGCCGATTCCCGATCGACCGCGCGGGAACGTACTTCGTTAACGTCATTCCTGGTTCAGGCAATGCACCGCTTAGCACTGGGGTGACGGTCCCCTACAGCGAAGAATTTCGTTATCGCGAAACCAACCAAGCCTTGATCGCACAGCTCGCATCACTGCGTCCTAACGGTGGCGAACCTGGACAAGTGACTTCGCCTCTAGGCGTCGAGATCACCGACGAATCCTTGAAGAGCGATCCATTCCGGGGCGGCTTACCGCTGGCACGCCGAATCCGCGATGCTTGGCCGTGGGTTGCTCTGTTCGCTTTAATCGTATTCTTCATGGACATCTTGGTTCGTCGAGTCTCAATCCGATTCGGTTTCCTGAAACGCTGGGCCGGTGCGTTGATGGGACAATCCGCGCCAGCGCCTGCCGCAATCGAGCGTCTCGATCAACTGCGTCAACAGAAACAGGAACTCAAAAACTCGATGGCGGGTCGAGCTTCTTCGACGCGATTCGAGCCCACCCCATCCGCCGGAGTCACTGGAACCGCCGAGACCGATGACGCTCGCAACCTGGACGGCCCAAAGAACCCGGCGAACAAGTCAGGTTCGCAATCCGGCGACGCCGCTGACCAATCTGCCGCTAGCCAGTCCGGCGAATCGCAAACCGGTGGGTCGCAAACCTCAGCAAGTTCGTACACCGAGCGTTTGCTCGAAGCCAAGCGTCGAGCAAAGAAGTAG
- a CDS encoding sigma-70 family RNA polymerase sigma factor, with translation MEPSDPDLADFVSHLTECQSTLGMYVRSLMPGDRSAMDVVQQANAKIWEKRNDFQPGTQFRAWAMTIARYEVLNYRKQQARDARLHFSAELETIMAAEIEVIHDDTLDRQEALQTCLGSISPENRELLFFKYRSSETLVDFAERTNRSIGSLKVKLHRLRTSLASCIERKMVATGGSS, from the coding sequence ATGGAACCTTCCGATCCCGATCTTGCCGACTTCGTTTCGCATTTGACCGAGTGCCAATCCACGCTCGGGATGTACGTGCGTTCGCTGATGCCAGGCGATCGTTCCGCCATGGACGTGGTTCAGCAGGCGAATGCAAAAATCTGGGAAAAGCGAAATGACTTCCAACCCGGCACCCAGTTTCGAGCCTGGGCCATGACGATTGCCCGTTACGAGGTTTTGAACTATCGCAAACAACAGGCACGGGACGCTCGGCTTCACTTTTCAGCTGAGCTGGAAACCATCATGGCGGCGGAAATCGAAGTCATCCACGACGACACCTTGGACCGGCAAGAGGCGTTACAAACCTGCCTGGGTTCGATCAGCCCCGAAAACCGTGAACTGCTGTTTTTCAAATATCGATCAAGCGAGACTCTGGTTGATTTCGCCGAACGCACCAACCGTTCGATCGGCAGCTTGAAAGTGAAACTGCATCGTTTGCGTACGTCGCTGGCCTCGTGCATCGAACGAAAAATGGTCGCCACGGGAGGCTCATCATGA
- a CDS encoding LamG-like jellyroll fold domain-containing protein, which translates to MNAGPLNARERSQLMDDLITGEISEADLLRIEAELSIDAQARQEYYRKLQLDQLLEQEARDRGACVPNSEAARDFDSLRPAPDPINATRSPALSLASRWWVPLLVGMAASWLLFQILAVPHGKRSPLVATSIQGDALTTVVNEQSASGFGSLTGLSNVVWDSAPIPAGSLLTNRDIRLHSGMVRLELFSGVDIVIEGKADFTIDSPMQLTLRSGKARARVPEPAHGFRIKTSSGDIVDLGTEFSVDANLDHSRIQVVEGEIELHGGKSLRKRVRPGTTISWASDGLLTEVADDATKIPSVASIGPTEFQQITQRRHALKIQRWQQYTANLRRDQRLVALYQVNPGDKQTRRLPNQVKSINPRASAGAVVASQRAPDRWGREGGALSFRPMGSRVRVNVPGEFKNLSLFCWVKIDKLDRRYNSLFLTDGHEEHEPHWQIMNDGRMFFSIKPSRKTTELAKPSRKKIFFSPPIESSELNDRWTLLATTYNTDQRRVTHYVNGDVISSQSIQDKDVVETIRIGAASIGNWSEPMYQTDPEFVIRNLNGALDELAIFNGVLSAQEIQEVFQTGNPHE; encoded by the coding sequence ATGAATGCCGGTCCATTGAATGCGAGAGAACGATCCCAGTTGATGGACGACCTGATTACTGGTGAAATCAGCGAAGCGGATCTCTTGCGAATCGAAGCTGAACTATCGATCGATGCACAAGCACGGCAAGAATACTATCGCAAGCTGCAACTCGACCAGTTACTCGAACAAGAAGCACGCGATCGCGGAGCTTGCGTCCCCAATAGCGAGGCAGCTCGAGACTTCGATTCGCTACGCCCAGCGCCGGATCCGATTAACGCAACCCGGTCTCCGGCACTTTCCCTCGCAAGTCGATGGTGGGTACCGCTACTAGTCGGAATGGCGGCATCCTGGTTGCTGTTTCAAATCCTTGCCGTCCCCCATGGCAAGCGATCGCCCTTAGTCGCAACCTCGATCCAAGGCGATGCACTGACAACAGTCGTGAACGAACAATCCGCCAGCGGTTTTGGCTCATTGACCGGATTGTCCAACGTTGTCTGGGACAGTGCCCCGATTCCCGCCGGCAGCCTGCTGACCAATCGTGACATTCGATTGCATTCGGGCATGGTGCGTCTGGAACTGTTTAGCGGTGTGGACATCGTGATCGAAGGGAAGGCGGACTTCACGATCGATTCGCCCATGCAACTCACCCTGCGCAGTGGCAAGGCACGAGCGCGTGTCCCCGAGCCTGCTCATGGGTTTCGCATCAAAACATCGTCCGGTGACATCGTCGATTTAGGCACCGAGTTTTCAGTGGACGCCAACCTGGACCATTCGAGAATCCAAGTGGTCGAAGGTGAGATCGAACTGCACGGCGGCAAGTCGTTGCGCAAACGCGTCCGCCCCGGCACAACCATTTCATGGGCAAGCGATGGCTTACTTACCGAGGTCGCGGATGATGCCACCAAGATCCCATCGGTCGCCTCCATCGGCCCCACTGAGTTCCAACAGATTACTCAACGACGTCATGCCTTGAAGATCCAGCGGTGGCAACAGTACACCGCGAACCTGCGCCGTGATCAACGCTTGGTTGCTCTTTACCAAGTGAACCCCGGTGACAAGCAAACGCGTCGATTACCCAACCAAGTGAAATCAATCAATCCGCGAGCCAGCGCCGGAGCCGTGGTTGCCTCGCAACGTGCACCGGATCGCTGGGGACGTGAAGGCGGCGCACTCAGTTTCCGGCCCATGGGAAGCCGGGTCCGAGTCAATGTGCCAGGCGAATTCAAAAACCTGTCGCTGTTCTGTTGGGTCAAAATTGACAAGTTGGATCGTCGCTACAACTCACTGTTCTTAACCGACGGTCATGAAGAACACGAACCGCACTGGCAGATCATGAACGATGGTCGAATGTTCTTCTCGATCAAGCCGTCGCGAAAGACAACCGAACTTGCCAAGCCATCACGCAAGAAGATCTTTTTCTCGCCACCCATTGAATCTTCTGAATTGAACGATCGATGGACCCTGCTTGCCACCACCTACAACACCGATCAACGACGTGTCACCCACTACGTCAACGGTGATGTGATCAGCAGCCAATCGATTCAAGACAAGGACGTCGTTGAAACGATTCGCATCGGCGCGGCATCAATCGGCAACTGGAGCGAGCCGATGTATCAAACCGATCCCGAATTTGTCATCCGAAATCTGAATGGTGCACTGGACGAGCTTGCCATTTTCAACGGCGTGCTTTCGGCGCAAGAAATACAAGAAGTCTTTCAAACTGGAAATCCGCATGAGTAA